A section of the Pedobacter sp. HDW13 genome encodes:
- a CDS encoding alpha/beta hydrolase, whose amino-acid sequence MKTRIKGQLSAFFMFAILFLAALLSTADVAAQTKAPIKNVVLVHGAFADGSGWRSLYEVLTKKGYNVTIVQNPLTSLEDDVAATNVVLDKQDGPTILVGHSWGGTVITQAGNHSKVVGLVYVAAFQPDQGESALQWLQTAPPASENGVLNPDDKGIVYYDKAKFHAGFCADISKEEAEFMYASQGAFYAKGFVTPITKAAWRDKPAYAVIATEDKSINPDIQRVMYKRSNSKATEVKGSHVVFMSQPKAVADVIIAASKEIAVKN is encoded by the coding sequence ATGAAAACAAGAATAAAAGGACAATTGAGTGCATTTTTCATGTTCGCCATCCTATTTTTAGCTGCTTTATTGTCAACTGCTGATGTAGCTGCACAAACCAAAGCCCCAATTAAAAATGTTGTGTTGGTACATGGTGCCTTTGCCGATGGTTCGGGATGGAGATCCTTATACGAAGTACTAACCAAAAAAGGCTACAATGTAACCATTGTACAAAACCCATTAACTTCGCTTGAAGATGATGTAGCTGCTACCAATGTAGTGCTTGATAAACAGGATGGTCCGACCATCCTTGTGGGGCATTCGTGGGGTGGCACGGTAATTACCCAGGCCGGCAACCATTCCAAAGTAGTTGGTTTGGTTTATGTGGCCGCTTTCCAGCCCGACCAAGGCGAATCGGCACTACAATGGTTACAAACAGCGCCCCCAGCATCCGAAAATGGTGTATTAAACCCTGACGATAAAGGTATAGTTTACTACGACAAAGCAAAATTCCACGCTGGTTTCTGTGCCGATATCAGTAAGGAAGAGGCCGAATTTATGTATGCTTCGCAAGGTGCTTTTTATGCCAAAGGTTTTGTAACACCCATTACCAAAGCTGCCTGGAGAGATAAACCTGCTTATGCAGTAATTGCAACTGAAGATAAAAGTATCAACCCTGATATCCAACGCGTTATGTATAAACGCTCCAATAGCAAAGCTACCGAAGTCAAAGGTAGTCACGTAGTTTTTATGTCGCAACCTAAAGCAGTTGCTGATGTGATTATTGCGGCATCGAAAGAAATTGCGGTTAAAAATTAA
- a CDS encoding hydrogen peroxide-inducible genes activator translates to MTIQQLKYVVALDEERHFARAADVCMVTQPGLTIQLKNLEEEIGIKIFDRNKVPLTPTVLGKEIINRARKILRETDEIRDFVINQKNLLEGELKLGIISTLSPYLIPLFISAMKTIAPKVHFVIKEANTGQLMQDVETGAIDVAIMATPTGHPNLVEHAIFKEPFVAYLNENHPMANDDFYELQPDDKPELLLLQNEYCYNAQLLDICGIKEPGKIKEQFSYDISSIETLKNLVRAKLGFAIIPALSIINEKETTLFKAFKDPKPVREISFVVSDTFSKKLLLEKMSQAVWDCLPEALKRDFSYKKIKWNDSPYFISSVSKL, encoded by the coding sequence ATGACTATTCAGCAGTTGAAATACGTAGTGGCTTTGGATGAGGAACGTCATTTTGCAAGGGCAGCAGATGTTTGCATGGTAACACAACCTGGCCTCACGATACAACTCAAAAACCTGGAGGAGGAAATTGGCATTAAAATTTTCGATCGCAATAAGGTACCATTAACGCCTACGGTACTGGGCAAAGAGATTATTAACCGGGCAAGAAAAATTTTGCGCGAAACAGATGAAATCCGTGATTTTGTAATTAACCAGAAAAACCTGCTTGAAGGAGAATTGAAGCTGGGGATTATTTCGACCTTATCACCTTACCTCATTCCCTTATTTATCAGTGCGATGAAAACCATTGCGCCCAAAGTACATTTTGTAATTAAAGAGGCTAATACGGGGCAGCTGATGCAGGATGTTGAAACAGGTGCAATTGATGTAGCGATCATGGCTACGCCAACAGGTCACCCAAATTTGGTTGAACATGCTATTTTTAAAGAACCTTTTGTGGCTTACCTAAATGAAAACCATCCCATGGCCAACGACGATTTTTACGAATTGCAGCCAGATGATAAACCAGAACTGTTGCTGTTACAGAACGAATATTGCTACAATGCCCAGCTATTGGATATCTGTGGGATCAAAGAACCCGGTAAAATAAAAGAACAGTTCAGTTACGATATCTCTTCGATCGAAACCTTAAAAAACCTGGTGCGTGCTAAGCTCGGTTTTGCCATTATTCCGGCACTATCGATTATCAACGAAAAAGAAACGACGCTTTTCAAAGCCTTTAAAGATCCCAAACCGGTAAGGGAAATTAGTTTTGTAGTATCTGATACCTTTTCGAAGAAATTATTGCTCGAAAAAATGAGTCAGGCCGTATGGGATTGCCTTCCTGAAGCGCTAAAGAGAGACTTTAGTTACAAAAAAATAAAATGGAATGATTCGCCTTATTTCATTAGTTCGGTAAGTAAGCTTTAA
- a CDS encoding DMT family transporter yields the protein MKDNSITLSKENVSKGWINGFIGVLIFSGSMPATRMAVIDLNPVFVTVARASIAGLLALTVLILFKEKRPAKALYFPIAIVALGAVIGFPLLSALALQHITSAHSLVFLGLLPIVTASFAVLRGGERPRPVFWLFSVMGSLLVIGYAIYQGLTASPLGDMLMLAGIVLCGLGYAEGARLSKTLGGWQVISWALVISLPIMLPLMLIYQPSSFSTVSTGAWLSLAYIALFSMFIGFIFWYRGLAQGGIASVGQLQLLQPFFGLGLAATLLHENVSLGMLAVTVGVILCVAGSKKFAK from the coding sequence ATGAAAGACAACAGTATAACACTATCTAAAGAAAACGTTTCGAAGGGTTGGATTAACGGCTTTATTGGTGTGCTTATTTTTAGTGGTTCTATGCCAGCAACCCGAATGGCAGTAATAGATCTCAATCCGGTATTTGTAACCGTTGCACGTGCCTCAATTGCGGGGTTACTCGCGCTTACGGTACTTATTCTCTTTAAAGAAAAACGCCCGGCAAAGGCTTTGTATTTCCCCATTGCCATTGTTGCCTTAGGTGCAGTTATTGGTTTTCCATTGTTAAGTGCCCTCGCTTTGCAGCACATTACATCGGCACATTCGCTGGTATTTTTAGGCTTGCTACCCATTGTAACGGCTTCATTCGCAGTGTTACGTGGTGGTGAACGCCCTCGCCCGGTATTTTGGTTGTTTTCTGTTATGGGGAGTTTGCTCGTTATTGGCTATGCCATTTATCAGGGCCTTACTGCCTCTCCCCTTGGCGATATGCTGATGCTGGCAGGCATTGTACTTTGTGGGCTTGGCTATGCCGAAGGTGCCCGACTTTCGAAAACCCTGGGCGGCTGGCAAGTAATATCGTGGGCTCTGGTTATTTCGCTTCCCATCATGCTACCACTGATGCTCATTTACCAACCAAGTTCATTTTCAACCGTAAGTACAGGTGCCTGGCTTAGTTTGGCTTATATTGCCTTATTCAGTATGTTTATTGGCTTTATATTCTGGTACCGTGGTTTGGCGCAGGGAGGTATTGCCTCGGTTGGTCAGTTGCAGTTGCTTCAGCCCTTTTTCGGCTTAGGTCTTGCAGCTACCCTGCTGCACGAAAATGTAAGTTTAGGGATGCTGGCGGTTACAGTGGGTGTAATTCTCTGCGTGGCCGGCTCCAAAAAGTTTGCTAAATAA
- a CDS encoding AraC family transcriptional regulator produces MVKRVLQNTFSLLNVDYVKLSTKWDYRNVISPYYRIYYIDEGSGEISDQLQRLQLEAGYLYIIPSFTLCNLHCNGFLSQYFVQFFEESVDGISLFAQKRTVSKIKASAMDIDLFKRLLEINPGRGINRSDDPKVYEKNIFYKEYQELNNRQSLASYLETQGILLQLMGRLLQSQLYLRQESHQTPVKIAETVSYILINLNQELSVTALASRLNQHPDYFSRLFKTFTGERPVTYILGKRIERAQYLLATSQLTYSEIATQTGFDNLSYFSRSFKKLTGMSPGAYKKQVYKVGFTL; encoded by the coding sequence ATGGTAAAACGAGTTCTTCAAAATACTTTTTCTTTACTTAACGTAGATTACGTAAAGCTTTCTACCAAATGGGATTACCGCAACGTAATCAGCCCCTATTACCGTATCTATTACATTGATGAGGGATCTGGAGAAATATCAGACCAACTGCAGCGTTTGCAACTCGAAGCAGGTTACCTATACATCATCCCCAGTTTCACACTGTGCAACCTGCACTGCAATGGTTTCTTAAGTCAATATTTCGTTCAGTTTTTTGAAGAATCTGTGGATGGGATTTCGCTCTTTGCACAAAAAAGAACAGTATCCAAGATCAAAGCGAGCGCTATGGATATTGACCTTTTTAAACGTTTGCTCGAAATCAATCCCGGCCGGGGAATCAACCGGTCTGACGATCCGAAAGTGTACGAAAAAAATATTTTCTACAAAGAATATCAGGAATTAAATAACCGGCAGAGCTTAGCCAGTTATTTGGAAACGCAGGGAATATTGCTTCAACTGATGGGGCGTTTATTGCAATCGCAGCTTTACTTAAGGCAAGAATCCCATCAAACTCCAGTTAAGATAGCAGAAACGGTGAGTTATATTTTGATTAACCTGAACCAGGAATTATCTGTAACTGCGCTTGCCTCACGTTTAAATCAACACCCCGATTACTTCTCTCGCCTGTTTAAAACCTTTACCGGTGAGCGTCCTGTCACCTATATTCTTGGTAAAAGAATAGAACGTGCTCAGTATTTACTCGCTACGAGCCAGTTAACTTATTCTGAAATTGCAACCCAAACAGGTTTCGATAATCTTTCCTATTTTTCCAGATCGTTTAAAAAACTTACAGGTATGTCGCCCGGAGCTTATAAAAAACAGGTCTACAAAGTCGGCTTTACTTTATGA
- a CDS encoding FMN-binding negative transcriptional regulator, whose protein sequence is MFVPNGYQFESEAEKIAFMQRYSFATIITNNDQQIPLATQLPFVIDQHSGKLILSAHFSIANEQAKYIEQHTSLIIFTEPHAYISPTHYTKHESVPTWDYIAVHAYGKASLITDEALKLKALEQMINFYEKGYLAQWNSLTDTFKSRMIKGIVAFELEVTDLQGQKKLSQNKSQAERESIIAHLEKSNNTVEHDLAGYIQKTLNDKAK, encoded by the coding sequence ATGTTTGTACCCAATGGTTATCAATTTGAAAGCGAAGCAGAAAAAATTGCGTTTATGCAGCGTTATAGCTTTGCTACCATCATTACCAACAATGATCAGCAAATTCCCTTAGCTACTCAATTGCCCTTTGTAATTGATCAGCATTCGGGTAAACTGATATTAAGTGCACATTTTAGCATTGCCAACGAGCAGGCCAAATACATTGAGCAGCACACCTCCTTAATTATATTTACCGAGCCACACGCTTATATCTCCCCTACGCACTACACTAAGCACGAAAGTGTGCCCACCTGGGATTATATCGCTGTACATGCTTATGGAAAGGCAAGCCTGATTACAGATGAGGCCTTAAAACTAAAGGCATTGGAGCAGATGATCAATTTTTACGAGAAAGGTTATTTAGCACAATGGAATAGTCTTACCGATACCTTTAAAAGCAGAATGATAAAAGGAATTGTGGCTTTTGAACTGGAGGTAACCGACCTGCAGGGGCAGAAAAAATTAAGCCAGAACAAATCGCAGGCTGAGCGCGAAAGTATTATTGCACATCTCGAAAAAAGCAACAATACAGTAGAACACGATTTGGCCGGATATATACAAAAAACCTTAAACGATAAAGCGAAATAA
- a CDS encoding OsmC family protein, whose product MKFTRTANANWKGTGMDGKGTISTQSTTLDQAQLSFKTRFAEGVGTNPEELIAAAHSGCFTMQLSFLLSEAGLVPENLDTKANVTFENGTITLIHLELAGSVAGIDEEEFKVFALKAKEVCPVSKLLNTEITLSVSLVA is encoded by the coding sequence ATGAAATTTACAAGAACAGCAAATGCCAATTGGAAAGGTACAGGAATGGACGGAAAAGGAACCATCAGTACACAAAGCACTACATTAGACCAGGCACAATTATCATTCAAAACCCGCTTTGCAGAAGGCGTTGGCACCAATCCTGAAGAACTGATTGCCGCAGCACACTCCGGTTGTTTTACCATGCAACTGAGCTTCCTGTTAAGCGAAGCAGGCCTGGTACCCGAAAATCTGGATACCAAAGCCAATGTAACTTTTGAAAACGGCACCATTACCTTAATCCACCTCGAATTAGCCGGTAGTGTTGCGGGAATTGATGAAGAAGAATTTAAAGTTTTTGCCCTTAAAGCAAAAGAAGTTTGTCCGGTATCAAAATTATTGAATACTGAAATCACCTTATCAGTTTCACTGGTAGCCTAA
- a CDS encoding Na+/H+ antiporter: MHEQLPFMLALVAAIVLIEMLATKLRIAYPVLLVVAGLLISFVPGLPKVQVDPNMIFFIFLPPLLFEASWSISFKEMKKWWRIIGSFAFLVVLFSALAVAVLTNYLIPGFTLALGFLLGGIVSPPDAVSTGAIMKFVKIPKSTAAVLEGESLLNDASSLIIFRFALVAVGTGQFILQDALLSFSWMIVGGIGIGLLFGWLFIQAHKRLPTDTSSDIVFTFIEPYFLYWIAEQVHSSGVLAVVTGGLFLSVRRLTFLTSASRVRGYSVWEAMIFVLNGIVFMLIGLELPEVIAGLRADGIPLTQAIIYGVAVTGILIVARIISSYCAMAATIIFRPSVAPLRNNRRRMWRLPLLLGWTGMRGVVSLAAALAIPLTLKSGEAFPHRNLILFITFTVILLTLLIQGLTLPYIIERSHIFDQAAEMEDEEAKHRVKKQLISETVRLLKARQEGMAEEDVHLQRMIAQWEHKINNPEQVKMSESTKLAYLELLEGQRLFLSDLNRNDAEVHDEIIRLHIYQIDLEEERVRLL; encoded by the coding sequence ATGCACGAACAATTACCCTTTATGCTGGCCCTGGTTGCCGCAATAGTACTTATCGAAATGCTGGCTACCAAATTGCGTATCGCCTACCCGGTATTGTTAGTGGTTGCAGGTTTACTCATTAGTTTTGTGCCTGGGCTGCCTAAAGTTCAGGTAGATCCAAACATGATTTTCTTTATTTTTTTACCACCACTTTTATTCGAAGCCTCGTGGAGTATTTCATTTAAAGAGATGAAAAAATGGTGGCGCATTATTGGCAGTTTTGCATTTTTAGTGGTATTGTTTTCTGCGCTTGCAGTTGCCGTGCTTACCAATTACCTGATCCCAGGCTTTACCTTAGCGCTGGGCTTTTTACTTGGCGGAATCGTATCTCCGCCTGATGCGGTAAGTACAGGGGCCATCATGAAATTTGTAAAAATACCTAAATCAACTGCTGCAGTGCTAGAAGGCGAAAGTTTGCTTAACGATGCCTCTTCTTTAATTATTTTCAGATTTGCATTGGTTGCAGTTGGTACCGGCCAGTTTATCCTTCAGGATGCCCTACTTAGTTTTTCCTGGATGATTGTAGGTGGAATTGGCATCGGGCTTTTGTTTGGCTGGCTGTTTATACAGGCGCATAAACGTTTACCTACCGATACCTCATCCGACATTGTTTTTACCTTTATTGAACCCTATTTTTTGTATTGGATAGCTGAACAGGTGCACAGCTCTGGCGTACTGGCAGTGGTAACGGGTGGTTTATTCTTATCAGTAAGGAGACTTACTTTTTTAACCAGTGCCAGTAGGGTAAGGGGCTACAGCGTTTGGGAAGCTATGATTTTTGTGCTGAACGGAATAGTATTTATGCTCATTGGCCTCGAGCTCCCGGAAGTAATAGCTGGGCTTCGTGCCGATGGTATTCCTTTAACACAGGCCATTATTTATGGGGTTGCGGTAACCGGTATACTGATTGTAGCCCGGATTATTAGTTCTTATTGTGCCATGGCAGCAACCATTATATTCAGACCGAGTGTAGCACCTTTAAGAAACAACAGGCGCAGGATGTGGCGTTTACCGCTATTGTTAGGTTGGACAGGTATGCGTGGTGTGGTATCGCTGGCAGCGGCACTGGCTATTCCACTGACACTTAAAAGCGGCGAAGCCTTTCCTCACCGCAACCTCATATTATTCATCACCTTTACGGTTATCCTCCTTACATTATTGATTCAGGGACTTACCCTGCCCTACATTATTGAGCGGTCTCATATTTTTGATCAGGCAGCCGAAATGGAGGATGAGGAAGCAAAACACCGGGTTAAAAAACAATTGATTTCCGAAACGGTTAGGCTGCTAAAAGCCAGACAAGAGGGAATGGCTGAGGAAGATGTACATTTGCAACGGATGATAGCGCAATGGGAACATAAAATAAACAATCCTGAGCAGGTTAAAATGAGTGAAAGCACTAAGCTGGCTTATTTGGAGTTGCTGGAAGGACAACGGTTATTTTTATCAGACCTAAACCGTAACGATGCTGAGGTGCATGATGAGATTATCAGGTTGCATATTTACCAGATCGATTTAGAAGAAGAGCGGGTAAGGCTTTTGTAA
- a CDS encoding PLP-dependent aminotransferase family protein yields the protein MEKLFRYNEIANGIATQIRSGILKAGDRLPSVRMLCQEYSIGMNTAKRVFLELEAQSLIEVKPQSGFFVNKLDYLRLPLPEVSSPSLKANLNEPNELITKVYSNIGRADLTLFSIGVPSGNLLPLAKLKKEVLYATRALKEGGTEYEPLQGNVKLRRMIAVRSLAWGGNLNEDDIITTNGGMNALSFCLMALGKAGDTVAVESPCYPGIFQLVISLGFKVLELPTHPVTGIEVEALKKVLPKINICLLVPNFNTPMGSCMPDEHKREVVKLLAERNIPLIEDDIYGDIYFGTQRPKCCKAFDTEGNVLMCSAFSKTLAPGYRVGWMAPGKYKDKLLRLKLVHSLSSPSIIQEAVGNFLKTGRYDVHLHQLRRTLQQNYQNYVQAIADYFPEGTKTSRPQGGLALWVEFDKKVDTVKLYDLAIKKQISIAPGRMFTLQDQFENCIRLCIGLPWSNELKFKLKQLGNLAKMIS from the coding sequence ATGGAAAAGCTTTTTAGGTACAATGAAATTGCGAATGGTATTGCTACACAGATCAGAAGTGGGATTTTAAAGGCCGGCGATCGGCTGCCATCCGTGCGGATGTTATGCCAGGAGTACAGTATAGGCATGAATACAGCCAAAAGGGTATTTTTAGAGCTCGAAGCACAATCGTTAATTGAGGTGAAGCCGCAATCGGGCTTTTTTGTTAATAAGCTCGATTACCTGAGGTTACCACTCCCAGAGGTAAGTAGTCCATCGCTAAAAGCCAACCTCAACGAACCGAACGAATTGATTACCAAAGTCTATTCAAATATTGGCCGTGCTGACCTTACCCTCTTTTCTATCGGGGTGCCTTCGGGTAACCTGTTGCCTCTGGCTAAACTAAAAAAGGAAGTTTTGTACGCTACGCGCGCCTTAAAAGAAGGTGGCACCGAATACGAACCATTGCAGGGTAATGTTAAACTCAGGAGGATGATTGCGGTACGCTCGTTGGCCTGGGGCGGTAATTTGAACGAAGATGATATCATTACCACTAACGGAGGCATGAATGCCTTATCTTTTTGCCTTATGGCCTTAGGCAAAGCCGGCGATACGGTTGCCGTAGAAAGCCCTTGTTATCCGGGCATATTTCAACTGGTAATTAGTTTGGGGTTTAAAGTACTCGAACTGCCAACGCATCCGGTTACCGGTATTGAGGTAGAGGCATTAAAGAAAGTATTGCCTAAAATTAACATCTGCCTGCTGGTACCCAATTTTAATACGCCAATGGGGAGTTGCATGCCCGACGAGCATAAAAGGGAAGTGGTTAAACTGTTGGCTGAAAGAAATATTCCGCTAATTGAAGACGATATATATGGCGATATTTATTTCGGCACACAGCGGCCAAAATGCTGCAAGGCATTTGATACCGAAGGCAATGTGCTGATGTGTAGTGCTTTTTCTAAAACCCTGGCGCCAGGCTATCGAGTAGGCTGGATGGCTCCCGGTAAATACAAGGATAAATTGCTCAGGTTAAAATTGGTGCATTCGCTGTCGTCGCCATCAATTATTCAGGAAGCTGTGGGTAATTTCCTTAAAACAGGTCGTTACGATGTGCATTTGCATCAACTCCGGCGTACCTTACAGCAGAATTATCAAAATTATGTTCAGGCCATTGCCGATTATTTTCCCGAAGGAACAAAAACCAGCAGGCCACAAGGCGGACTGGCGCTTTGGGTTGAATTTGATAAAAAGGTAGATACCGTGAAACTCTACGATCTGGCTATTAAAAAGCAGATTAGTATTGCCCCCGGCCGCATGTTTACCTTGCAGGATCAATTTGAAAACTGTATCAGGCTTTGCATAGGTTTACCCTGGTCTAATGAGCTGAAGTTTAAACTGAAACAATTGGGTAATCTGGCCAAAATGATTTCGTGA
- a CDS encoding GreA/GreB family elongation factor: MNPNESNPVIITQEDYNLLKPYFSKQDAGSDEMSLSAELSRAIIIKKEAFPVHAIRLNARVWITDEATGETTALTIVLPQHANIKEKKISVTTPIAAALIGFRKGDTVQWKVPAGLKVFKITDVVPPNE, encoded by the coding sequence ATGAATCCAAACGAGAGCAATCCGGTGATTATCACCCAGGAGGACTATAACCTCCTTAAGCCTTATTTTAGCAAACAAGATGCCGGAAGCGATGAAATGTCGCTATCAGCAGAGCTGAGCAGGGCAATAATTATAAAAAAGGAAGCATTTCCTGTACATGCCATCAGGCTAAATGCCAGGGTATGGATTACCGACGAGGCAACCGGCGAAACCACAGCGCTTACCATTGTTTTGCCGCAACATGCCAATATTAAAGAAAAGAAAATTTCGGTTACTACACCCATTGCAGCAGCGTTGATTGGGTTTAGAAAAGGCGATACTGTACAATGGAAAGTTCCTGCAGGATTGAAAGTCTTTAAAATTACAGATGTAGTACCACCAAACGAATAA